The genomic window TGTCGGCCATTGCCACCTCGGGCGCCGATCTGCGCACCCACGCGCTCTACCCCACCATGCTGGTCCTGCTGCTGCTGGCGGCCTTTACCAAATCGGCGCAGGTGCCGTTCCATTTCTGGCTGCCCAATGCCATGGATGCGCCGACACCTGTCAGCGCCTATCTGCATTCCGCCACCATGGTGAAGGCTGGCGTCTACCTTCTGGCGCGGCTGAACCCCACGCTGGGCGGGACGGAGCCCTGGTTCTGGGCCTTGACCATTGCCGGTGGCGTCACGGCGCTGTGGGGGTCGGCCATGGCCCTGCGCTCCACGGATTTGAAGAAGATCCTGGCCTATACCACCCTGATGGCATTGGGAGTGCTGGTGCTGCTGATCGGTATCGGCAGTGACGGTGCGTTAAAGGCCTTCGCCGGGTTCCTGCTGGCCCATTCCCTTTACAAGGGCGCGCTGTTCATGGGTGCCGGTTCCGTGGACCATGGCAGCGGCACACGTGAGGTGGGTGAGTTGGGGGGGCTTTGGGGTAAGATGCCGGTCACAGGCCTGTTCATCGCCGTGGCCGCCTTGTCCATGGCGGGCCTGCCGCCCTTGCTGGGGTTTGTCGCCAAGGAACTGATATACGACGAAGTTTTACGCAGTGGTCATTATCTGGCACTGGCGGCCCTGCTGCTGGCCAATGCCGCGATGGTGGCGGCAGCAGCAACGATGTTCTTTAAGCCGTTTCTCGGGTCAGCGACAAAAGCCGCAGAGCATGCGCATGAAGGGGGGCCGGCGCTGTTGGCGGGCCCTGGTATTCTGGCATGCCTGTCACTGCTATTCGGCCTGTGGGTTGGGCTCCCACAGGGGTTGCTGGGTGCCGCTGCTGACGCCGTACGGGGTGCGCCGCTGGACCTTGAACTGCATCTTTGGCACGGTTTTACACCTGCCCTCGGCCTTTCCGCCTTGACTGTCGCAGTAGGCCTGGGGATTTACGCCGGCCTGCCCGGGGTAAAGAATGCCCTGACCGGGATACAGCAGGTCACCCGGATTGATCATGACCGCGCCTGGGACTGCCTGCTTGCCCTGCTGGACCGGCTGGCGCGTTGGATAACGGGCTGGTTGCAGGACGGGATGCTGCACCGGTACCTTGCCTGGATCTTCACCGGTATCCTCGTTCTGCTGGGCGCCACGCTGGCTGTGCGCGGCGGGCTGGTCTGGCCCGGCATCAGTCTGGAGATTGAGGATGCGCTGGGCGGATCGCTGGCTCTGCTGATGCTGGGCGGTACTGTCGGTGCCATCCGTGCGCGGTCGCGCATGGAGGCGATCTTGTCGCTGGCCATCACGGGCATGTCGGTGGCCTTGTTCTTCCTGCTGTTCGGGGCGCCCGACGTGGGCATTACCCAGTTGATGGTGGAAACCCTGTCGGCCATCATCCTGGTACTGATTATGGCGAAGCTGCCGATGCTGCCGCCGGGATCGGATCGAACAGGTGCGGCCAAACTGTTCCATGCAACGCTGGCCTTGGGCCTGGGCGGGGTGGTCAGCGCCATCATGCTGGCCGTGCTAGATCAACCGCTGGCCCTGGACCTGTCGCGTTTCTTCGGCGACACCTCGTTGCTGGAAGCGCATGGCCGCAACATCGTCAACGTGATCCTGGTCGATTTCCGCGGGTTCGATACGCTGGGTGAAATCACCGTGGTCGCCAGCGCGGGCCTGGGCGTCTTCGCCCTGCTGCGCGCCCGGATGGGAAAGAGGGGCCGGTCATGATGGACAGCCTGATCCTGCGCACCGGTGTTCGGCTGCTGCTACCCCTGATGCTGCTGTTCAGCGTTTTCATCTTGTGGCGGGGTCATAATGAACCCGGCGGTGGCTTTGTCGGCGGCCTAATCTGTGCGGTGGGCTTCGCGCTGCATGCCCTGGCCTTCGGGGTTAAGGCCATGCGCGACATGTTGAAGGTCGATCCGCGCAGCATCCTGGGCACGGGCCTGCTGATCGGCATACTGCCCGGCTTTCTGGGGGCGTTTTCGGGCGAACCCTATATGACGGCACAGTGGCTGGGTGCGCTGGGCACCCCGGTCCTGTTCGATATCGGGGTTTATCTGGTGGTGGTGGGCGCGATCCTGGCCATGGTCCAGACCCTCATGGCAGAGGGGGACGAGTGATGGAAGTGATCATGGCCCTGACCGTTGGCGGCATGGTTGCCGGTGCGGTCTATCTGTTCCTGTCACGGCAATATCTGCGCGTGATGTTCGGCGTTATCCTGCTGTCGAACGCCATCAACGTCGCCATCCTGACGGTCGGCCGCCTGACAACGGGCCACGCTCCCTTGATCGCACAAGGGACGGAGGTGATGGACCAAGCCGCCGCAAATCCCCTGCCCCAGGCCCTGATCCTGACAGCCATTGTCATCGGCTTCGGGCTGCTAGCCTTTGCGCTGGTCCTGGGTTACCGCGCCTATCAGGAGATGGGGACCCTGGATACCGGCGCCATGCGCGTGGCTGAGCCGGAGGACACGCCATGAATGCCTGGCTGACCGCCGCCCCTATCCTGATCCCGATGTTCACCGCCGCTTTGTGCATGGTGGCGTGGAAGTACCCGGTGGCGCAGCGGGCCTTGTCGCTGCTGGGCAGTCTGACGCTGGTCATTGCTGGCGGATCGCTGCTGTCCACTGTCCTCGATCAAGGCATCCAGGTGGTGCAGATGGGGTCCTGGGCCGCCCCCTTCGGTATCACCCTGGTGGCCGACCCGCTGTCGGCCCTGATGATCCTGATCGCGGCCCTGATGGGGTTTTGTGTCGCTCTGCATGCGCTGGGCGATATTGATCCGGTACGCGAACGTGGCGGACACCACGCCATCTTCCAGGTGCTGATGACCGGTGTCTGCGGCGCCTTCGTCACGGGTGACCTGTTCAACCTCTATGTCTGGTTTGAGGTGATGCTGATCAGCAGCTTCGTGCTGCTGTCGTTGGGCGGCCTGCGCGAACAGATCGATGCCGCCATCAAATATGTATGCATAAACATGGTGGCGACGGCATGCCTGCTGCTGGCGGTGGCCCTGCTCTATGGCGTCACGGGCACGCTGAACATGGCCGACCTGTCGGTACGCGTGCCCGCCGTGCCCAGCCAGCCGGTGATCAGCGCCATCGCCGTGCTGTTCATCATCGCCTTCGGTATGAAGGCAGCTCTGTTCCCCTTCTTCTTCTGGCTGCCCGCGTCCTATCACACCCCATCCGTGTCGGTGCAGGCCATTTTCGCCGGCTTGCTGACCAAGGTTGGCGTCTATGCCCTGATCCGGGTCTTCACCCTGATCTTTACCGGCGATACGGCATGGACGCACGGCATCCTGATGGTGATGGCCGGCATCACCATGATTGTGGGGGTGCTGGGATCGCTGGCGGCGCATGACCTGAACCGCGCCTGGTCCTGGCAGGTCGTGGCCCATATTGGCAGCATGGTCATGGGGCTGGCCATCGCAACCCCGCTGGCCCTGGCGGCGGCGGCCTTCTACATGGTGCATGACATCGTCGTGAAGACGAACCTGTTCCTGGGCGCCGGCCTGGTCCGCCGCATGGCCGGCGGCAGTACTGATTATGCGCGCCTGGGCGGTCTGTTCAAGTCGGCACCCTGGCTGTGCCTGCTGCTGTTCGTGCCGCTGGGATCGCTGGCCGGGTTCCCGCCCCTGTCGGGTTTCTGGGGCAAGCTGCTGTTGGTGCGGGCCGGGCTGGATACGCAGCATTATGTGATGGTCGGACTGCTGCTGCTGACGGGCCTGCTGACCATCTGGCTGGTCGGTCGCGTCTGGGCGGAGATGGTGTGGAAGGCGCCGGCGGAACCGCCCGGCGATACCCTGTCCACCATGCCCTTTGTCCGCTCTTACGCCGTGGTGATGCCGCTGCTGCTGCTGTCGCTGATCACCGTCTCCATCGGGCTGCAGCCCGAACGCCTGCTGAACGTGGCGGGTCAGGTGGGCGAAAGCCTGTATGACACCAGCGCCTATGTACAGGCGGTGCTGGGCACCACGCCGGTGCCGCAACCGACGCAGCTGGGGGCACTGGAGACGGGGACCGCACCATGAGCCTGATGGTCGTCAATATCCTGCTCGCCCTGGCTTGGATGGGCATCATGTCCAATTTCAGTCTGGGCAGCTTCATCGCGGGCATCACGCTGTCCCACATCATCCTGTGGATCGCCCGTCCGCTTTATCCCGAACAGACCTATTTCCTGCGCCTGTGGGGTGGTATGGCCTTCACCGGCTGGATGGTGAAGGAAATCGTGGTATCCGCTTGGAAGGTCGCGGGCGGCGTGCTGGGCGTCGGGGAGAAGGTCTGCCCCGCCGTGATCGCCATCCCGTTGGATGTGAAGTCCGACTGGGAGATTGAGCTGTTCGCCTGCTGCGTAACTCTGACGCCGGGGACCCTGTCGCTGGACGTCGCGCCCGACCGCAAGACCCTTTATGTCCACGCCATGTTCGGTTCCGATCCCGACGCCCTGCGTCATGAGATCAAATCGACCATGGAAAGGCGCATTATCGAGGTGCTGGAATGACCCCGTTCCTTTCCACCTGCATCGTCATCGCCATGTCCATCATGCTGGTGGCGCTGCTGCTGTCGCTGGCCCGCGTGGTGCTGGGACCCATGGCCGGCGACCGTATCGTGGCCGTTGATCTGTTCGGCGTGCAGGCCGTGGCCTTCATTGCGCTGTTGTCGATCTATGTCGGGCAGGTCGTGTTCCTGGACGCGGCCATCGCCCTGGCCCTGGTCGCGTTTTTCAGCACCATCGCCTACGCCCGCTTCATTGAGCACAAGGCCGCAACGTACAAAAGATCCAAGGCCGGCAAGGAGGAGAAGTCAGCATGATGCTGAACGATTTCTGGCAGGCCTTCATCGGTCTGATCGTGCTGGGTGGCGCCATTTTCTGCCTGATCGCCGCCATCGGCGTGTTACGCCTGCCCGATGTGCTGACCCGCATGCATGCCAGCAGCAAGGCAGGCACGCTCGGCTGCGGCCTGATCCTGCTGTCGGTCGCGCTGTTTTTTCCCGGCATCGATGTCGTGGCGCGGGCAGCCGCCGCCATCCTGTTCCTGCTGCTGACCACCCCTGTCGCAGCCCACATGATCGGCCGTGCCATCTATGCCACGGGGGAGCCCTTGTGGAAGGGTGCAGGCGTTGATGAACTGAAAGGAACCAAGGATGATCCGGCCCTGCGGCTTGGTGAATAACCGCAATCGGGCGGCTTTCCTTCCACCCTGCAAAAAAACGACAGACCTTCCGTAACGTCACCGCGAATAATCGCTTGAGGTTGCGTTTTGGCTCCCGATATAGGTCAATCAAAGGCGCGACGCTGGAGTGCGCCAAGAGCATATCGGGAGGACCGGACATGGCCGAAGCCGCCATCAAGATGACCACACGCGAACCCTTCCTGTGGGAGAAGAGCTATCCCGCCGGTGTTTCGTGGGACATCGACCTGCCGGCCCAATCCCTGCCCGCCATGCTGGACGCGTCCATCGCGCGTTTCCCCAACAATCCCTGCGTGGACTTCCTGGACAAGAAGTTCACTTATGCCCAAATCGGCTCTCTGGTGGATCGGTTCGCCGCCGGTCTGCAGAAGATGGGCCTGAAGAAGGGGCAGAAGGTCGGGCTGTTCCTACCCAATACGCCTTATTCGGTGATCTGCTTCTTCGGCATCCTGAAGGCCGGCGGCACCGTCGTGAATTTCAACCCGCTCTATGCCGAGCGGGAAATCGTTCACATGATCAATGACAGTGAAACCGACTTCATGGTCAGCTTGGACCTGAGGGTGACCTATGACAAGCTGGCCAAGATGTTCGGCCAGACGCGCTTGCAAAAGATCATCGTCGTGCCAATGGCCGACATCCTGCCCTTCCCCAAGAACTGGCTGTTCCCGATTGCCAAGCGCAAGGAGGTGGCTGATATCCCCCGCGACGACCGCCACATCTGGTTCAAGACGCTGACCGCCAATGACGGACGACCGGCGCCGGTCACCATCGACGCCATGAACGACATCGCCGTGTTGCAGTACACGGGCGGTACCACGGGCGTGCCCAAGGGTGCGATGCTGACCCATTTCAACATCACGGCCAACACCCGCCAGGCCACCGCCTGGTTCTATGAAGCAGTGGACGGGGAGGAGCGCATGCTGGGCGTGCTGCCCTTCTTCCATGTCTTCGCCATGACCTGCGTGATGAACCTGACCCTGATGAAGGGCGGGGAGATGATCCTGCTGCCCCGGTTCGAACTGGACCAGGTGATGGAGACAATCGACAAAAAGAAGCCGACACAGTTCCCCGCCGTCCCCACGATCTATACCGCGATCAATAATCACAAGGACGTGGCCCGCTACGACCTGTCCTCCATCAAGCTTTGCAATTCCGGTGGCGCGCCGCTGCCGGTTGAGGTGAAAGCCCAGTTTGAGAAACTGTCGGGCTGCAAGCTGGTCGAGGGCTATGGCCTGTCCGAAAGCTCGCCCATCGCGACCATTAATCCGCCCCATGCCAGCCGCGCCGGCTCCATCGGCCTGCCGGTACCAGGCACGATCATCAAGATCATCAGCCTGGAAGACCGTAAGACGGAAGTGCCGCAGGGCGAGCGTGGAGAGATCTGCATCATCGGCCCGCAGGTGATGAAGGGCTATTGGAACAAGGCCGAAGCCACCGCCGAGACCCTGGATGGCGACATGCTTCATACCGGCGATGTCGGTTACTTCGATGACGATGGCTATATCTTCATCGTCGATCGCATCAAGGACATGATCCTGGCCGGCGGTTACAATGTCTATCCGCGCAATGTGGAAGAAGCGATCTATCAGCACCCCAACGTGGCCGAATGCATCGTCCTAGGCGTGCCGGACCCGTATCGCGGCCAGACGGTCAAGGCCTATATCAAGAAGCGTGAAGGCTGCGAACTGTCTAAGGAAGACATGAAGGCCTTCTTGGAGGATAAGCTGTCCACCATCGAACAGCCCAAGCTGTATGAGTTCCGTGACGAACTGCCCAAGACCATGATCGGCAAGCTGTCACGCAAGGCGCTGCTTGACGAGTTGGAAGCCAAGAAGAAGGCAGGATAACTCCAGATCAGTGGCTGCGACGGCCCTTCGCCTTACGATCATGCGAGTTGAAGCAACTCGGCGATGATGTGACGTCATCCCATAGAATCTTGCAAGGGGCGGTGCGCCGGAACGCATCGCCCCATTTGCATTGTCCGGACTGGTTGTACATCTGCCCCATCCGGGGTAA from Niveispirillum cyanobacteriorum includes these protein-coding regions:
- a CDS encoding putative monovalent cation/H+ antiporter subunit A, translated to MILTAILAIILAAAIAPTLNRVLPALSHWLLALVPLSAALWFATQIPGVTAGTPVLETTSWAPSLGIALSFRLDGLSLLFALLICGIGAFIVIYSGGYLRGHPREGRFHLFILAFMAAMLGLVTADDLISLFVFWELTSITSFMLIGFNHEDARSRRSGIQALLVTGGGGMALLAGLVLMGMASGEWTLSAIATSGADLRTHALYPTMLVLLLLAAFTKSAQVPFHFWLPNAMDAPTPVSAYLHSATMVKAGVYLLARLNPTLGGTEPWFWALTIAGGVTALWGSAMALRSTDLKKILAYTTLMALGVLVLLIGIGSDGALKAFAGFLLAHSLYKGALFMGAGSVDHGSGTREVGELGGLWGKMPVTGLFIAVAALSMAGLPPLLGFVAKELIYDEVLRSGHYLALAALLLANAAMVAAAATMFFKPFLGSATKAAEHAHEGGPALLAGPGILACLSLLFGLWVGLPQGLLGAAADAVRGAPLDLELHLWHGFTPALGLSALTVAVGLGIYAGLPGVKNALTGIQQVTRIDHDRAWDCLLALLDRLARWITGWLQDGMLHRYLAWIFTGILVLLGATLAVRGGLVWPGISLEIEDALGGSLALLMLGGTVGAIRARSRMEAILSLAITGMSVALFFLLFGAPDVGITQLMVETLSAIILVLIMAKLPMLPPGSDRTGAAKLFHATLALGLGGVVSAIMLAVLDQPLALDLSRFFGDTSLLEAHGRNIVNVILVDFRGFDTLGEITVVASAGLGVFALLRARMGKRGRS
- a CDS encoding Na+/H+ antiporter subunit B; this translates as MMDSLILRTGVRLLLPLMLLFSVFILWRGHNEPGGGFVGGLICAVGFALHALAFGVKAMRDMLKVDPRSILGTGLLIGILPGFLGAFSGEPYMTAQWLGALGTPVLFDIGVYLVVVGAILAMVQTLMAEGDE
- a CDS encoding Na+/H+ antiporter subunit C, with protein sequence MEVIMALTVGGMVAGAVYLFLSRQYLRVMFGVILLSNAINVAILTVGRLTTGHAPLIAQGTEVMDQAAANPLPQALILTAIVIGFGLLAFALVLGYRAYQEMGTLDTGAMRVAEPEDTP
- a CDS encoding proton-conducting transporter membrane subunit, whose translation is MNAWLTAAPILIPMFTAALCMVAWKYPVAQRALSLLGSLTLVIAGGSLLSTVLDQGIQVVQMGSWAAPFGITLVADPLSALMILIAALMGFCVALHALGDIDPVRERGGHHAIFQVLMTGVCGAFVTGDLFNLYVWFEVMLISSFVLLSLGGLREQIDAAIKYVCINMVATACLLLAVALLYGVTGTLNMADLSVRVPAVPSQPVISAIAVLFIIAFGMKAALFPFFFWLPASYHTPSVSVQAIFAGLLTKVGVYALIRVFTLIFTGDTAWTHGILMVMAGITMIVGVLGSLAAHDLNRAWSWQVVAHIGSMVMGLAIATPLALAAAAFYMVHDIVVKTNLFLGAGLVRRMAGGSTDYARLGGLFKSAPWLCLLLFVPLGSLAGFPPLSGFWGKLLLVRAGLDTQHYVMVGLLLLTGLLTIWLVGRVWAEMVWKAPAEPPGDTLSTMPFVRSYAVVMPLLLLSLITVSIGLQPERLLNVAGQVGESLYDTSAYVQAVLGTTPVPQPTQLGALETGTAP
- a CDS encoding Na+/H+ antiporter subunit E, coding for MSLMVVNILLALAWMGIMSNFSLGSFIAGITLSHIILWIARPLYPEQTYFLRLWGGMAFTGWMVKEIVVSAWKVAGGVLGVGEKVCPAVIAIPLDVKSDWEIELFACCVTLTPGTLSLDVAPDRKTLYVHAMFGSDPDALRHEIKSTMERRIIEVLE
- a CDS encoding monovalent cation/H+ antiporter complex subunit F → MTPFLSTCIVIAMSIMLVALLLSLARVVLGPMAGDRIVAVDLFGVQAVAFIALLSIYVGQVVFLDAAIALALVAFFSTIAYARFIEHKAATYKRSKAGKEEKSA
- the mnhG gene encoding monovalent cation/H(+) antiporter subunit G encodes the protein MMLNDFWQAFIGLIVLGGAIFCLIAAIGVLRLPDVLTRMHASSKAGTLGCGLILLSVALFFPGIDVVARAAAAILFLLLTTPVAAHMIGRAIYATGEPLWKGAGVDELKGTKDDPALRLGE
- a CDS encoding long-chain-fatty-acid--CoA ligase; translated protein: MAEAAIKMTTREPFLWEKSYPAGVSWDIDLPAQSLPAMLDASIARFPNNPCVDFLDKKFTYAQIGSLVDRFAAGLQKMGLKKGQKVGLFLPNTPYSVICFFGILKAGGTVVNFNPLYAEREIVHMINDSETDFMVSLDLRVTYDKLAKMFGQTRLQKIIVVPMADILPFPKNWLFPIAKRKEVADIPRDDRHIWFKTLTANDGRPAPVTIDAMNDIAVLQYTGGTTGVPKGAMLTHFNITANTRQATAWFYEAVDGEERMLGVLPFFHVFAMTCVMNLTLMKGGEMILLPRFELDQVMETIDKKKPTQFPAVPTIYTAINNHKDVARYDLSSIKLCNSGGAPLPVEVKAQFEKLSGCKLVEGYGLSESSPIATINPPHASRAGSIGLPVPGTIIKIISLEDRKTEVPQGERGEICIIGPQVMKGYWNKAEATAETLDGDMLHTGDVGYFDDDGYIFIVDRIKDMILAGGYNVYPRNVEEAIYQHPNVAECIVLGVPDPYRGQTVKAYIKKREGCELSKEDMKAFLEDKLSTIEQPKLYEFRDELPKTMIGKLSRKALLDELEAKKKAG